A region of Tigriopus californicus strain San Diego chromosome 7, Tcal_SD_v2.1, whole genome shotgun sequence DNA encodes the following proteins:
- the LOC131883180 gene encoding proteasome activator complex subunit 4-like (The sequence of the model RefSeq protein was modified relative to this genomic sequence to represent the inferred CDS: added 15 bases not found in genome assembly) yields the protein MMMMMMMTDEDFDEDYDDPLFPLSEEAPENHNAGSPRSQVLGFQPQKEIFYQASLPYAAQLDRESVQDLARIKSGLSQAVARREIQPAALIWLTRISRFLRHYGFKFSLSDHLSLIRLVESLLWLPNCDPWWITKVSSVLINLLRRKELIPRSELTLDWRPYYDLYERIMFSPFEPVGLVLNPSSVGKNLRSLNRLVRAYFPPEATAQILIEIRPLMCPYDVTMGKAMAYAEMFLPSYDVQAIADQTYRLWFDEFMRFWDACHNSPPWESSLMALFARLAENNIGQINWEPYIPLIFTRIMHGFNLPVTYKSTSVGGKPQMSDMTTIVRWIVSTMGPQSSSQRHLRQMVLAIETYYNAANCGRHSAKLIDFLWKLAQAFVRRIHRERYAKVKWGMEVAEEHKLSDEAITDFVTCLKPIALANLYSRTGMVDQGVTIQILSTLRPEIMLPPILERMNSALETLTEPHKLTASLHAMSSVSRSLVYPGPTFPEGPTHVIPLMMACLPGIDPNDIRKSMVTIQFISIYCTLIPIVDCSQASQHYTDLSEAEREIACQTAQFEDFVAEFLQRCFALIESSTFHQTREEVSEHKNNMEDSMKDVGLASTFTSILFQCSEAIFDMALRKVQDFVHGRILETKVAGKMAASLCRALCKVRPEKALKMFIPPAIQSVTQLLTTHTQTDETLDDELKFNLLILSECLRSPGPHVLAFVPEVEKILQQTLHIKNKDGRQLVMSMLKNVMTVLTSLSVLDHRSIPEGYDRPLKEFLPIRAWGKPGNIHDLQLKWHIPSGEEFETAQRLLNTFLGQELDYLTQFASSQSAWDKEALRARLEVIQAILQGCGYVLPFWHEEEAPVPLFESQVDCDPLPILTIHPHDMELTFRGRNARLAILEVIDLVQARLLSSVEDDTKSLLSIVSIYHSLVLYMGITKDMYDSRVKSYRAVKRVLDNKLVGCRRQLRVLILDRVFLQHQERMAERNNVPFTKSHQKVIENLFKLSTSHYSQVRRVAQDALSQCISNFNSGFQEVVPKVLEFLQNDPAISHEQFKGALYVLLSTGSRKTLLAKRNWNVLGQLWPALVDAQHSEKLSIIKLLDKLISATFKALPTFALTYQVPDLAVDRARALWDNGSEPKPVGEFPSANEIALGQTNLTKWNETNIQSYHKLVNDLCERLESGQLHWRHYHMAVSTFSALCRYDIELPVRGVKILVNNLIHENLSVRKASHCLVASILKQQKRKHPKIEIHPVENPEIPPEFPGDRPDNEWLCYDPKRVPKSAAEWDEPRYVHKTHFGYYSWPKRMMIYAPSSAQPKLRRTRDELSEGEKPVFDFFSDASNVEQMVTFLSLEECKGRDKFDPRRFSLFKGLFRNFGDTFLPLFRPHLERLIAEDKESSSRCVAEILASIIRGAKHWPYDMTEAMWAWVVPLIRKALGKITVETVNDWGTCFATSSESRDPFRIHWMLEVLMEEPLRSQGSFIDASRLYAVQGSLAQQEWRAGELLHRLLAFLKPFLTHPYQNVRERIGSVLTSIFYEDLEYEKEDPDKPKRCPRVADFVNELVPQLEILCDEPDPAVVTFQRSRTVAPAAPLPPLGMESLNGMPPFLGPDGMAIPPEMITMSPKGIPLIRIPGPPGAPPMMIPLMGPNGEPIQLPPGGTPPMMGPDMSMMPHDGPPAPVPAQLPPPLASDTSSVELTDEKALEYEKRQVAIRLLQTTARFLYGSLIRAYNGAKPEIFKLLPVLCNNEANDFEPNLARDCKVTLATIGSMIVPFASVPHLLQGVTDVMALSSWKANCSALHLLEVSVFMNLPSLMSRAEWMDQVLDIATKAVDSDRVEIREKAGQFLSGLLHCDFISETRKQELLDSYKSKAKTKLSKKKKQSAQGTEDEVQKEEARKQKAILKRHIGVIGLSAFVSAYPYDVPDFVPDILMILSDRVHDPQPIPTTVKKTLMDFKRTHQDNWEEHKMKFSEDQLSILTDLLVSPSYYA from the exons atgatgatgatgatgatgatgactgaCGAAGACTTTGACGAGGATTACGATGACCCGTTGTTCCCGTTGTCGGAAGAGGCCCCTGAGAATCACAATGCGGGCAGTCCGCGCTCTCAGGTCTTGGGATTCCAGCCGCAAAAGGAGATCTTCTATCAAGCCAGTCTGCCGTATGCGGCCCAATTGGACCGGGAGTCGGTGCAAGACTTGGCCCGCATCAAAAGCGGGCTGAGTCAGGCCGTGGCTCGACGGGAGATCCAACCCGCCGCCTTGATTTGGCTCACGCGGATTAGTCG ATTTTTGCGTCACTACGGTTTCAAGTTCTCCTTGAGCGATCACTTGAGCCTGATTCGGCTGGTCGAGTCCTTGCTGTGGCTGCCGAATTGTGATCCTTGGTGGATCACCAAAGTGTCCTCGGTCTTGATCAATCTGCTCCGCCGCAAAGAGCTCATTCCCCGGAGCGAACTCACCTTGGACTGGCGACCCTACTATGACCTTTATGAGCGTATCATGTTTTCTCCTTTCGAGCCTGTGGGCCTTGTCCTCAACCCCAG CTCGGTGGGCAAGAACTTGCGCTCTCTGAACCGCTTGGTTCGGGCCTATTTCCCGCCTGAGGCCACGGCCCAGATCCTGATCGAGATCCGACCCCTCATGTGCCCCTACGATGTGACCATGGGCAAGGCCATGGCTTATGCCGAGATGTTCTTGCCTTCGTACGACGTGCAAGCTATCGCCGATCAGACGTATCGCCTTTGGTTCGACGAGTTCATGCGCTTCTGGGACGCCTGTCACAACTCACCTCCGTGGGAATCG AGCTTGATGGCCTTGTTTGCCCGATTGGCCGAGAACAACATCGGCCAGATCAATTGGGAGCCCTACATCCCGTTGATTTTCACGCGGATTATGCATGGCTTCAATTTGCCTGTGACCTACAAATCCACATCGGTGGGGGGCAAGCCCCAAATGTCGGACATGACCACCATCGTGCGCTGGATCGTGTCCACCATGGGACCCCAATCGTCCTCGCAACGTCATCTCCGACAAATGGTGCTGGCCATTGAAACCTACTACAATGCCGCCAATTGCGGACGACACTCGGCCAAACTCATCGATTTTCTGTGGAAGCTGGCCCAAGCCTTTGTCCGACGCATCCACAG AGAGCGGTATGCCAAGGTCAAATGGGGCATGGAAGTGGCGGAAGAGCACAAGTTGAGCGATGAGGCCATCACGGACTTTGTCACGTGTCTCAAGCCCATCGCCCTGGCCAATCTATACTCACGAACGGGAATGGTCGATCAAGGCGTAACCATTCAAATCCTGAGCACGCTCCGCCCCGAGATCATGCTTCCGCCCATTCTTGAGCGTATGAACTCGGCCCTCGAGACGTTGACTGAGCCTCACAAACTCACGGCCTCGCTCCACGCCATGTCCTCCGTGTCCAGGAGTCTGGTGTATCCGGGTCCCACCTTCCCCGAGGGTCCCACCCATGTGATCCCACTGATGATGGCTTGCCTACCCGGCATCGATCCCAACGACATCCGCAAGTCTATGGTCACCATCCAATTTATCTCGATCTACTGCACGCTCATCCCGATCGTGGACTGCTCGCAGGCCTCTCAACACTACACGGATCTGAGCGAGGCCGAGCGCGAGATCGCCTGCCAAACGGCGCAATTCGAGGATTTCGTGGCCGAGTTTCTCCAGCGATGCTTCGCTCTCATTGAAAGCTCGACCTTCCATCAAACTCGCGAGGAAGTGTCCGAGCATAAGAACAACATGGAGGATTCCATGAAGGACGTGGGTCTGGCCTCAACCTTCACCTCCATCTTGTTCCAATGCTCTGAAGCCATTTTCGACATGGCCTTGCGGAAAGTGCAAGATTTTGTCCACGGGCGAATCCTGGAGACAAAAGTGGCGGGCAAGATGGCTGCTTCTCTCTGTCGAGCCTTGTGCAAAGTCCGTCCCGAAAAGGCCCTGAAGATGTTCATACCTCCGGCCATTCAATCCGTGACTCAGCTCTTGACCACCCACACTCAAACCGACGAGACCCTGGATGACGAGCTGAAGTTCAATCTCTTGATCTTATCCGAG TGTCTGCGATCTCCTGGTCCTCATGTACTAGCATTTGTTCCGGAGGTCGAGAAGATCCTCCAGCAAACTCTGCACATCAAGAACAAGGATGGTCGTCAGTTGGTGATGAGCATGCTCAAAAACGTAATGACCGTCCTGACTTCGCTCTCGGTGCTTGATCATCGATCCATCCCCGAAGGCTACGACCGACCTCTGAAGGAGTTCCTTCCTATTCGG GCCTGGGGCAAACCGGGCAACATCCACGATCTTCAGTTGAAATGGCACATTCCGTCCGGTGAGGAATTTGAGACAGCTCAAAGACTCTTGAACACGTTCCTGGGCCAAGAGCTCGACTACTTGACCCAATTCGCATCAAGCCAAAGTGCTTGGGACAAGGAGGCTCTGCGAGCTCGATTGGAAGTGATTCAAGCCATCCTCCAGGGTTGCGGGTATGTCCTGCCTTTTTGGCACGAGGAGGAGGCCCCCGTTCCACTCTTCGAGTCCCAAGTGGATTGCGACCCCTTGCCTATTTTGACCATTCATCCCCATGACATGGAGCTCACTTTTAGGGGGCGCAATGCTCGACTGGCCATCCTCGAAGTCATTGATTTGGTTCAG GCTAGGTTATTGAGCAGTGTGGAGGACGACACCAAATCATTGCTCTCCATCGTGTCCATCTACCATTCCTTGGTGTTGTACATGGGGATCACCAAGGACATGTACGACTCTCGAGTCAAGAGCTATCGAGCCGTGAAGAGGGTGCTGGACAATAAGTTGGTCGGGTGTCGACGACAACTTCGCGTTTTGATTTTGGATCGAGTGTTTCTTCAACATCAGGAACGAATGGCCGAGAGGAACAATGTACCCTTCACCAAATCCCATCAGAAG GTCATCGAGAACTTGTTCAAGCTGTCCACGTCTCACTACAGTCAAGTGCGTCGAGTGGCCCAAGACGCGTTGTCCCAATGCATTAGCAACTTCAACTCTGGCTTCCAAGAGGTCGTTCCCAAGGTGTTGGAATTCCTCCAGAACGATCCCGCCATCAGCCATGAACAGTTCAAAGGGGCCTTGTACGTCCTGCTTTCCACGGGTTCACGGAAGACCCTTTTGGCCAAGCGCAATTGGAACGTTCTGGGCCAACTCTGGCCGGCTTTGGTGGACGCTCAGCACAGCGAGAAGCTGAGCATCATCAAGCTGCTCGACAAACTGATCAGCGCCACCTTCAAGGCTTTGCCCACCTTCGCTCTTACCTATCAAGTCCCAGATTTGGCCGTGGATCGAGCCCGGGCTCTCTGGGACAACGGTTCTGAGCCCAAACCCGTGGGCGAGTTTCCCTCGGCGAACGAAATTGCCCTGGGTCAGACCAACTTGACCAAGTGGAATGAGACCAATATCCAGTCCTATCACAAACTAGTCAACGACTTGTGTGAGCGTCTCGAATCGGGTCAGCTCCACTGGCGCCATTATCACATGGCCGTGTCCACGTTCAGCGCTCTGTGTCGATACGATATTGAACTGCCGGTGCGTGGCGTTAAAATCCTGGTCAACAATTTGATCCACGAGAACTTGAGTGTGCGGAAGGCTTCGCATTGTCTCGTGGCCAgcattttgaaacaacaaaaacgCAAGCACCCCAAGATCGAGATTCATCCCGTGGAGAACCCCGAGATCCCGCCCGAATTTCCCGGTGATCGGCCGGACAATGAGTGGTTGTGCTATGATCCCAAGAGAGTGCCCAAATCGGCGGCCGAGTGGGATGAGCCTCGTTACGTGCACAAGACTCATTTCGGATATTATAGTTGGCCGAAGAGAATGATGATCTACGCTCCCTCATCGGCGCAGCCCAAGTTGAGAAGAACGCGCGACGAGTTGTCCGAGGGTGAGAAGCCCGtgttcgatttcttttccgacGCTTCCAATGTGGAGCAGATGGTCACGTTCCTCTCGTTGGAGGAGTGCAAAGGACGGGACAAGTTCGATCCTCGTCGGTTCTCCTTGTTCAAGGGGCTTTTTCGCAATTTTGGCGACACGTTCCTGCCTCTGTTCCGTCCTCATTTGGAGCGTTTGATCGCCGAGGACAAGGAGAGCTCGTCCAGGTGTGTGGCCGAAATATTGGCCTCGATAATTCGCGGAGCCAAGCATTGGCCCTACGACATGACCGAAGCCATGTGGGCGTGGGTGGTGCCCTTGATTCGGAAAGCTTTAGGTAAAATCACCGTGGAAACGGTCAACGACTGGGGCACTTGTTTCGCCACGTCCTCAGAATCGCGAGATCCGTTCCGCATTCATTGGATGCTGGAGGTGCTAATGGAGGAGCCCTTGCGATCCCAAGGCTCCTTCATCGACGCCTCCAGACTCTACGCCGTCCAAGGCAGCCTCGCCCAGCAAGAATGGCGAGCAGGCGAACTCTTACATCGACTCCTCGCCTTTCTCAAACCCTTCTTGACACACCCGTATCAAAACGTGCGCGAGAGGATCGGATCCGTGCTCACGAGCATCTTCTACGAAGACCTAGAATATGAGAAAGAGGACCCGGACAAGCCCAAGCGTTGTCCACGAGTGGCCGACTTTGTCAACGAGCTCGTCCCGCAATTGGAGATCCTCTGTGACGAGCCTGATCCCGCCGTGGTGACTTTCCAAAGAAGTCGAACCGTGGCCCCCGCTGCACCCTTACCGCccttgggaatggaatccctcAATGGCATGCCGCCCTTCCTAGGTCCAGACGGAATGGCCATTCCTCCCGAAATGATCACCATGAGTCCTAAAGGCATACCTCTGATCCGAATCCCGGGACCTCCGGGCGCTCCGCCCATGATGATTCCCTTGATGGGTCCCAACGGCGAACCCATTCAACTTCCACCGGGTGGAACGCCACCCATGATGGGCCCGGACATGTCCATGATGCCCCACGACGGACCACCTGCACCCGTACCCGCCCAACTACCTCCGCCGCTCGCTTCAGACACTTCCAGTGTTGAACTGACAGATGAGAAAGCTTTGGAGTACGAAAAACGACAAGTGGCCATTCGACTCCTCCAAACGA CTGCTCGCTTCCTCTACGGTTCTCTGATCCGGGCTTACAACGGTGCCAAGCCCGAGATCTTCAAGCTTTTACCGGTGCTCTGTAACAACGAAGCCAACGATTTCGAGCCCAATTTGGCGCGAGATTGTAAAGTTACATTGGCCACCATTGGGTCCATGATAGTACCTTTCGCGTCTGTGCCGCATCTTCTGCAGGGAGTCACAGATGTGATGGCTCTTTCCTCGTGGAAGGCCAATTGTTCGGCCCTTCATCTGCTCGAG gTGTCGGTGTTCATGAATCTTCCCTCTTTGATGTCGAGAGCCGAGTGGATGGATCAGGTGTTGGATATAGCCACGAAGGCCGTGGATTCGGACAGGGTCGAGATTCGAGAGAAGGCCGGCCAATTCCTCAGTGGATTGCTCCATTGCGATTTCATTTCTGAGACCAGGAAACAGGAGTTGTTG